The following proteins are encoded in a genomic region of Ammospiza caudacuta isolate bAmmCau1 chromosome 3, bAmmCau1.pri, whole genome shotgun sequence:
- the PM20D2 gene encoding xaa-Arg dipeptidase, protein MKPQEPPESGPAAAALEALKQRACESVDLNAARLGALSRDIWSRPELAYAEHQAHDVLTRFFSGGDVPGAAWAVQPRYKLGTAFRADWGTAAPQDPLRLAFLCEYDALPGLGHACGHNLIAEVGAAAALALKAALESLAEPVAVQITVLGTPAEEQGGGKIDLIKAGAFDGLDVVFMAHPSQENAAYLPDVAEHDVTVKYYGKASHAAAYPWEGVNALDAAVLAYNNLSVLRQQMKPTWRVHGVIKNGGVKPNIIPSYTELEFYLRAPSRKELSVLTEKVENCFKSAAMATGCKVEIKGGENDYYNVLPNKSLQKIYKENGKKLGIDFISEDAILNGLSGSTDFGNVTFVVPGIHPYFYIGSDALNHTEQYTEAAGSQTAQFYALRTAKALAMTALDVIFKPGLLEEVREDFREVKLKEEEQTNPVEPKRESGVGEGACASH, encoded by the exons ATGAAGCCGCAAGAGCCTCCGGAgagcggccccgccgccgccgcgctggAGGCGCTGAAGCAGCGAGCGTGCGAGAGCGTGGATCTGAACGCTGCGCGTCTGGGCGCGCTGAGCCGCGACATCTGGAGCCGTCCCGAGCTGGCGTACGCGGAGCACCAGGCGCACGACGTCCTGACCCGCTTCTTCTCCGGCGGGGACGTGCCCGGCGCCGCCTGGGCCGTGCAGCCGCGCTACAAGCTCGGCACCGCTTTCCGCGCCGACTGGGGCACGGCGGCCCCGCAGGACCCGCTTCGCCTCGCCTTCCTCTGCGAGTACGACGCGCTGCCCGGGCTGGGGCACGCCTGCGGCCACAACCTCATCGCCGAGGTgggagccgccgccgcgctgGCGCTGAAGGCCGCCCTGGAGAGCCTGGCGGAGCCCGTGGCCGTGCAG ATCACCGTGCTGGGGACCCCCGCGGAAGAGCAAGGAGGAGGCAAAATAGACCTCATCAAGGCTGGGGCGTTCGATGGCCTGGATGTGGTTTTCATGGCGCACCCCTCCCAAGAAAACGCTGCTTACCTGCCCGACGTGGCCGAGCATGA TGTGACTGTGAAATACTATGGAAAAGCTTCTCATGCTGCTGCTTATCCTTGGGAAGGAGTTAATGCATTAGATGCTGCTGTTCTTGCCTACAACAATCTGTCTGTTTTAAGACAGCAGATGAAACCGACCTGGAGAGTTCATG gTGTAATAAAAAATGGTGGTGTGAAACCTAACATCATTCCTTCTTACACTGAACTAGAGTTTTACTTGCGTGCTCCTTCAAGGAAAGAGCTTTCTGTTCTGACAGAAAAGGTTGAAAACTGCTTCAAATCTGCAGCAATGGCCACAGGATGCAAG GTGGAAATAAAAGGTGGTGAAAATGATTACTACAATGTGCTTCCAAATAAGAGCCTGCAGAAAATTTACAAGGAGAATGGAAAGAAGCTTGGAATAGATTTTATATCAGAAGATGCTATCTTGAATGGTTTGTCAG GTTCCACAGACTTTGGAAATGTTACATTTGTGGTCCCTGGGATTCATCCTTATTTTTATATTGGCTCTGATGCATTGAATCATACTGAGCAGTACACAGAAGCTGCAG ggTCACAGACTGCTCAGTTCTACGCCTTGCGCACAGCAAAGGCTTTGGCAATGACAGCCCTGGATGTCATCTTCAAGCCAGGTCTGTTAGAAGAAGTCAGGGAAGACTTTAGAGAAGTGAAGCTAAAAGAAGAGGAACAAACAAATCCAGTAGAACCTAAAAGAGAATCTGGTGTTGGTGAAGGAGCATGTGCATCACACTAA